The Mus caroli chromosome 1, CAROLI_EIJ_v1.1, whole genome shotgun sequence genome has a window encoding:
- the Pdcd1 gene encoding programmed cell death protein 1 yields MWVQQVPWSFTWAVLQLSWQSGWLLEVPNEPWRSLTFSPAWLTVSEGANATFTCSLSNWSEDLRLNWYRLSPSNQREKQAAFCNGSSQPVQDARFQIIQLPNRHDFHMNILDTRRNDSGIYLCGAISLTPKPKIKESPRAELVVTERILETSTRYPSPSPKPEGRFQGMVIGIMSALVGIPLLLLLAWALAVFCSTGMSEARGAGSKDDTLKEEPSAAPVPSVAYEELDFQGREKTPELPTACVHTEYATIVFTEGLGASAMGRRGSADGLQGPRPPRHEDGHCSWPL; encoded by the exons ATGTGGGTCCAGCAGGTACCCTGGTCATTCACTTGGGCTGTGCTGCAGTTGAGCTGGCAATCAGGGTGGCTTCTAG AGGTCCCCAATGAGCCCTGGAGGTCCCTCACCTTCTCCCCAGCCTGGCTCACAGTGTCAGAAGGAGCAAATGCCACCTTCACCTGCAGTTTGTCCAACTGGTCGGAGGATCTTCGGCTGAACTGGTACCGCCTGAGTCCCAGCAACCAGCGTGAAAAGCAGGCTGCCTTTTGTAATGGTTCGAGCCAGCCTGTCCAGGATGCCCGCTTCCAGATCATACAGCTGCCCAACAGGCATGACTTCCACATGAACATCCTTGACACACGGCGCAACGACAGTGGCATCTACCTCTGTGGGGCCATCTCCCTGACCCCCAAGCCAAAAATCAAGGAGAGTCCTAGAGCAGAGCTCGTGGTAACAG AGAGAATCCTGGAGACCTCAACAAGATATCCCAGCCCCTCGCCCAAACCAGAAGGCCGGTTTCAAGGCATGGTCATTGGTATCATGAGTGCCCTAGTGGGTATCCCTCTATTGCTGCTGCTGGCCTGGGCTCTAGCTGTCTTCTGCTCAACAGGTATGTCAG aggccagaggagctgGAAGCAAGGACGACACTCTG AAGGAGGAGCCTTCAGCAGCACCTGTCCCCAGTGTGGCCTACGAGGAGCTGGACTTCCAGGGACGAGAGAAGACGCCAGAGCTCCCTactgcctgtgtgcacacagagtATGCCACCATTGTCTTCACTGAAGGGCTGGGTGCCTCAGCCATGGGACGTAGGGGCTCAGCTGATGGCCTGCAGGGTCCTCGGCCTCCAAGACATGAGGATGGACATTGCTCTTGGCCTCTTTGA